A DNA window from Stutzerimonas stutzeri contains the following coding sequences:
- the acs gene encoding acetate--CoA ligase, translated as MCAASVYPVFAEAAKDSLTDEATYRAMYQQSVINPEGFWREQAARLDWIQPFTEVKRTSFDDHHVDIKWFADGTLNVSANCLDRHLAERGDQVAIIWEGDEPSEHREITYRELYQEVCKFANALRGQDVHRGDVVTIYMPMIPEAAVAMLACARIGAIHSVVFGGFSPEALAGRIIDGNSKVVITADEGIRGGKPIPLKENVDEALTHPQTRCVQKIIVARRTGADIRWHPHRDVCYDDLMRVAGEVCAPKEMGAEEPLFILYTSGSTGKPKGVLHTCGGYLLYAALTHERVFDYRPGDVYWCTADIGWITGHSYLIYGPLANGATTLMYEGVPNHPDVTRVAQIIDKHNVNILYTAPTAIRAMMAEGAAAMEGADGSSLRLLGTVGEPINPEAWHWYYETVGRSRCPIVDTWWQTETGGILISPLPGATALKPGSATRPLFGVVPGLVDNLGNLLEGPAEGNLVILDSWPGQMRSIYRDHDRFVDTYFKTFRGMYFTGDGARRDEDGYYWITGRVDDVLNVSGHRMGTAEIESAMVAHAKVAEAAAVGVPHALKGQAIYVYVTLVAGVEPTDALRQELQQWVRHEIGPIAVPDTIQWAPGLPKTRSGKIMRRLLRKIATDDYDALGDTSTLADPGVVDQLIEAHEAVKKR; from the coding sequence ATGTGCGCTGCATCCGTGTATCCCGTGTTCGCTGAGGCTGCAAAGGATTCCCTGACCGACGAGGCCACTTACCGGGCCATGTACCAACAGTCGGTGATCAACCCGGAAGGATTTTGGCGCGAACAGGCGGCACGGCTGGATTGGATACAGCCTTTCACCGAAGTCAAACGCACCTCGTTCGACGATCACCATGTCGATATCAAGTGGTTCGCCGACGGCACGCTGAACGTCTCGGCCAATTGTCTGGACCGGCATCTGGCCGAGCGCGGCGATCAGGTGGCGATCATCTGGGAGGGCGATGAGCCGTCCGAGCATCGCGAGATCACCTATCGCGAGCTTTACCAGGAGGTCTGCAAGTTTGCCAACGCGCTGCGCGGCCAGGACGTGCACCGCGGCGACGTAGTGACCATCTACATGCCGATGATCCCCGAGGCGGCAGTGGCGATGCTGGCCTGCGCGCGCATCGGTGCGATTCATTCGGTGGTATTTGGCGGTTTTTCCCCCGAAGCGCTTGCGGGGCGGATCATCGACGGTAACTCGAAGGTGGTCATCACCGCGGACGAAGGCATTCGTGGCGGTAAGCCGATTCCACTGAAAGAAAACGTCGACGAGGCACTGACGCACCCGCAGACGCGCTGCGTGCAAAAGATCATCGTCGCGCGCCGCACCGGCGCCGACATCCGCTGGCACCCGCACCGCGACGTCTGTTACGACGACCTGATGCGGGTAGCTGGCGAGGTCTGTGCACCCAAGGAAATGGGTGCCGAGGAGCCGCTGTTCATCCTTTATACGTCCGGCTCCACCGGTAAACCGAAAGGCGTACTGCACACCTGTGGCGGTTACCTGCTTTATGCCGCGCTGACCCATGAGCGGGTATTCGATTACCGGCCCGGCGACGTTTATTGGTGCACCGCGGACATCGGCTGGATCACCGGACACAGCTATCTGATCTATGGCCCACTGGCCAACGGCGCGACAACGCTGATGTATGAAGGTGTGCCCAACCATCCGGACGTCACCCGCGTTGCGCAGATCATCGACAAGCACAACGTCAATATCCTCTACACGGCGCCGACGGCGATTCGCGCGATGATGGCCGAGGGCGCGGCGGCCATGGAGGGCGCCGATGGCTCCAGCCTGCGCCTGCTCGGCACCGTCGGCGAACCGATCAATCCGGAGGCGTGGCACTGGTATTACGAAACGGTCGGTCGATCGCGCTGCCCGATCGTCGACACCTGGTGGCAGACCGAGACCGGCGGCATCCTCATCAGCCCGCTGCCCGGCGCAACCGCGCTCAAGCCGGGCTCTGCGACGCGCCCGTTGTTCGGTGTGGTGCCCGGGCTGGTGGACAACCTGGGCAACCTGTTGGAGGGACCGGCCGAGGGGAACCTGGTGATTCTGGATTCCTGGCCAGGGCAGATGCGCAGCATCTACCGCGACCACGATCGCTTCGTCGATACCTACTTCAAGACCTTTCGCGGCATGTACTTCACCGGCGATGGTGCGCGCCGCGACGAGGATGGCTACTACTGGATCACCGGGCGGGTGGACGATGTGCTCAACGTTTCCGGGCATCGCATGGGCACCGCCGAGATCGAGAGCGCCATGGTCGCGCATGCCAAGGTCGCCGAAGCCGCCGCAGTCGGCGTGCCGCATGCGTTGAAGGGGCAGGCGATCTACGTTTACGTGACCCTTGTTGCTGGAGTGGAGCCAACCGACGCGCTGCGCCAGGAGCTGCAGCAGTGGGTGCGACACGAGATCGGGCCGATCGCGGTGCCGGACACCATCCAGTGGGCGCCGGGCCTGCCGAAAACGCGCTCGGGAAAGATCATGCGCAGGCTGCTGCGCAAGATCGCCACGGACGACTACGACGCGTTGGGTGATACCTCAACGCTGGCTGATCCTGGTGTGGTGGATCAGCTGATCGAGGCTCATGAGGCGGTGAAGAAGCGCTGA
- a CDS encoding DUF2254 domain-containing protein: protein MSAPSNTLFRQLKRIHESIVFYPTVIPAGYLLLCGLVLAFESTSLADNLRGSLPPGLTEADNTREILGTLITSIISLTVFSFSMVMVVLNGAASRLSPRVLPGLISDMRNRLILGNYLGCILFFLVLISFINKNEPHSLPAFGVLLAVLMGLGCMALFVVFIRAISQSIQVDWIISELYRSACHNLALRRERLGSITEAPDDRDWYCIEARTPGFLREVNEQRLRELLAPDDLQVVLQVEPGFFLVEGHPLLKVSAGLNAHRTRQLLDCFDFHDEEFAGANVSYGMRQMTEIAVKAISPSINDPGTAVRVLNLHSVLLRRLGGLPNLDVGCIDEGKPRLFYPQLSPQRLMTLILDPIRTYGSDDPHIVTSLMQCLKDALRGEVSDEQLAAYVDELKALRDAADATNLPNDRDRRAVNDLLAQIGHMPRGDLPPLEMLPVPARS, encoded by the coding sequence ATGTCAGCTCCAAGCAATACCCTGTTTCGTCAACTCAAGCGGATACACGAGAGCATCGTCTTCTACCCGACGGTGATCCCCGCCGGTTATCTCCTGCTCTGCGGGCTCGTGCTGGCGTTCGAGAGCACCAGCCTGGCCGACAACCTGCGAGGCAGCCTGCCACCCGGTCTGACAGAGGCTGACAACACCCGGGAAATACTGGGCACGCTGATCACCAGCATCATTTCGCTGACCGTGTTCAGCTTTTCCATGGTCATGGTGGTGCTCAACGGTGCCGCCTCGCGCCTGTCGCCTCGGGTGCTGCCCGGGCTGATCAGCGATATGCGCAATCGGCTGATCCTCGGCAACTACCTGGGCTGCATCCTGTTCTTCCTGGTGCTGATCTCGTTCATCAACAAGAACGAGCCACACAGCCTGCCGGCGTTCGGCGTGCTGCTGGCCGTGCTGATGGGACTGGGCTGCATGGCCCTGTTCGTGGTTTTCATCCGCGCCATTTCGCAATCCATTCAGGTGGACTGGATCATCAGCGAGCTGTACCGCAGCGCCTGCCACAACCTGGCGCTGCGCCGCGAGCGATTGGGCAGCATCACCGAGGCGCCGGACGACCGGGACTGGTACTGCATCGAGGCACGCACGCCCGGCTTTCTGCGCGAGGTCAACGAGCAGCGCTTGCGCGAGTTGCTGGCCCCCGATGATTTGCAGGTGGTGCTTCAGGTGGAACCGGGATTCTTCCTGGTCGAAGGCCACCCGCTGTTGAAAGTCAGCGCCGGGTTGAACGCGCATCGCACACGCCAATTGCTCGACTGCTTCGATTTCCACGACGAAGAATTCGCCGGTGCCAACGTTTCCTACGGCATGCGGCAGATGACTGAAATCGCGGTAAAAGCCATCAGCCCATCGATCAATGACCCGGGTACCGCCGTGCGCGTGCTCAATTTGCACAGCGTGTTGCTGAGGCGGCTGGGGGGCCTGCCGAACCTGGATGTTGGCTGTATAGACGAGGGCAAACCGAGACTGTTCTATCCGCAGCTCAGCCCGCAGCGGTTGATGACGCTTATTCTCGACCCGATCCGAACCTATGGCAGCGACGACCCGCACATCGTCACGTCACTGATGCAATGCCTGAAGGACGCCCTGCGCGGAGAGGTTTCTGACGAGCAACTGGCGGCCTATGTGGATGAGCTCAAGGCACTGCGCGACGCAGCCGACGCCACCAATCTGCCCAACGATCGCGACCGCCGCGCGGTGAACGATCTGCTGGCGCAAATCGGTCATATGCCTCGCGGCGACCTGCCGCCGCTGGAGATGCTACCGGTTCCTGCTCGTAGCTGA
- a CDS encoding DctP family TRAP transporter solute-binding subunit yields the protein MARLTRGITRLLAASALFTVLGAQADPVLIKFSHITADSTPKGQGALMFKKLVEERLPGQVEVQVFANSSLYGDGKEMEALLMNEVQLLAPAPSKLEQYTKQLQLFDLMFLFDDMPAAQRFQQSGKGRAMLKSMEDKGITGLAYWLNGMRHFTANKPLREPADARGLKFRVQPSDLQAAQYTALRAVPRKMAFAEIYQGLQTGVVNAQDNPWSNIYSQKYHEVQKYITESSHGIGNYLLITNTKFWNGLPQEVRGELEAIIEEVTVEVNRQAEALNEKAKQGVIDSGKSEILVLTDEQRARWREAVQPAWEKFEADIGKDLIEAARAANSAP from the coding sequence ATGGCACGACTCACCCGTGGCATCACCCGTCTGCTCGCCGCTTCGGCGCTGTTTACCGTGCTCGGTGCCCAGGCCGATCCGGTCCTGATCAAGTTCTCCCACATCACCGCCGACAGCACGCCGAAGGGGCAGGGCGCGCTGATGTTCAAGAAGCTCGTCGAAGAACGCCTGCCCGGCCAGGTCGAGGTACAGGTGTTCGCCAACTCTTCGCTGTATGGCGACGGCAAGGAGATGGAGGCGCTGCTGATGAACGAAGTGCAGCTGCTGGCGCCCGCGCCGTCGAAGCTGGAGCAGTACACCAAGCAGCTGCAGCTGTTCGACCTGATGTTCCTGTTCGACGACATGCCTGCCGCGCAGCGCTTCCAGCAGTCGGGCAAGGGCCGCGCCATGCTCAAGTCGATGGAAGACAAGGGCATCACCGGCCTGGCCTACTGGCTCAACGGCATGCGCCACTTCACCGCCAACAAGCCGCTGCGCGAGCCGGCCGATGCTCGCGGCTTGAAGTTCCGCGTGCAGCCGTCGGACCTGCAGGCCGCGCAGTACACCGCGCTGCGAGCGGTGCCGCGCAAGATGGCCTTCGCCGAGATCTACCAGGGCCTGCAGACCGGCGTGGTTAATGCCCAGGACAATCCCTGGTCGAACATCTACAGCCAGAAGTACCACGAGGTGCAGAAGTACATCACCGAATCCAGCCACGGCATCGGCAATTACCTCTTGATCACCAATACCAAATTCTGGAATGGGTTGCCGCAGGAGGTACGTGGCGAGTTGGAGGCGATCATCGAAGAGGTCACCGTCGAGGTGAACCGTCAGGCCGAGGCACTGAACGAGAAGGCCAAGCAGGGCGTTATCGATTCGGGGAAGAGCGAGATACTGGTGCTCACCGACGAGCAGCGGGCGCGCTGGCGCGAAGCGGTACAGCCGGCCTGGGAAAAGTTCGAAGCCGATATCGGCAAGGACCTGATCGAGGCCGCCCGCGCAGCCAATTCGGCGCCCTGA
- a CDS encoding LysR family transcriptional regulator, with protein MRRIDFVTLRLFVAIADERSLTRAAEREHLALAAVSKRVSDLEGQLGVSLLYRQPKGVELTPAGHALLHHARNLLDNLRQLDADLSEFSQGVKGHVRIHANTSAVIEFLPEDLSTFTRQHPEVKIDLEERVSSDTLRALREGLTDIGIFAGHMPAEDLQVFPYREDRLVLVTPREHVLAGRAEIALRDAAGFDFIGLQQDASLHVLLQQSAQQMGTPLRLRIQVRSFEAICRMIHTGMGIGVLPEQVVRNYLPALDVAIVPLSDAWARRELKLGVRSLESLSVTARQMLEHLTAREGNG; from the coding sequence ATGCGTCGTATCGATTTCGTCACCTTGCGCCTGTTCGTCGCCATCGCCGACGAGCGCAGCCTGACCCGCGCGGCCGAGCGCGAGCACCTGGCGTTGGCGGCGGTGAGCAAGCGCGTCAGCGATCTGGAAGGGCAGCTCGGCGTCAGCCTGCTCTATCGCCAACCCAAGGGCGTCGAGCTGACACCGGCGGGGCACGCGCTGCTGCACCACGCGCGCAACCTGCTGGACAACCTGCGCCAGCTGGACGCTGATCTCAGCGAATTCAGCCAGGGCGTGAAGGGCCATGTACGCATCCACGCCAATACCTCGGCGGTGATCGAATTCCTGCCCGAGGACCTGAGTACCTTCACCCGTCAGCACCCGGAAGTGAAGATCGACCTGGAGGAGCGCGTCAGCAGCGACACCCTGCGTGCGTTGCGCGAAGGGCTGACCGATATCGGCATCTTCGCCGGGCACATGCCGGCCGAGGACCTTCAGGTGTTCCCCTACCGCGAGGACCGGCTGGTGCTGGTCACGCCACGCGAGCATGTGCTGGCCGGGCGTGCAGAAATCGCCCTGCGCGATGCCGCCGGCTTCGACTTTATCGGCCTGCAGCAGGACGCCTCGCTGCACGTGCTGCTGCAGCAGTCGGCACAGCAGATGGGCACGCCGCTGCGCCTACGCATCCAGGTGCGCAGCTTCGAGGCGATCTGCCGGATGATCCATACCGGCATGGGCATCGGTGTGCTGCCCGAGCAGGTGGTGCGCAACTACCTGCCGGCGTTGGATGTAGCCATCGTGCCGCTGAGCGATGCTTGGGCGCGGCGCGAGCTGAAGCTCGGTGTGCGCAGCCTGGAAAGCCTGTCGGTGACTGCGCGGCAGATGCTCGAACACCTCACCGCTCGCGAAGGCAATGGCTGA
- a CDS encoding CaiB/BaiF CoA transferase family protein gives MSEQTDKNLPLQGLKVIEMGQLIAGPFASKLLGEFGADVIKIEPPKVGDPLRKWRKLKDGTSLWWHVQSRNKRSVTLDLKAAEGQQIVRQLVAEADILVENFRPGTLEEWGLGWDELSKLNPRLIMLRISGYGQTGPYRDLPGFGVIGEAMGGLRHLSGYPGQPPVRVGVSIGDSLSSLYGVIGVLLALQERNRSGQGQEIDVALYESVFAMMESLVPEYDAFGYVREPAGSALPGITPSNSYLCSDGAYVLIAGNGDSIYKRLMTLMGREDLADDPRFAHNDGRAQHAELIDAAIGEWTLQHSRDGVIEALKGARVPAGYPYTAADIVKDPHYLARQMIEQVQTFAGPLKVPGVLPKLSRTPGRIGEGGPQLGEHTDDVLAGLGLTDEQRQGLRERGII, from the coding sequence ATGAGCGAACAGACAGACAAGAACCTGCCGCTGCAGGGGCTCAAGGTGATCGAGATGGGCCAACTGATCGCCGGCCCTTTCGCCAGCAAGCTGCTCGGCGAATTCGGCGCCGATGTGATCAAGATCGAGCCGCCCAAGGTCGGCGACCCGTTGCGCAAGTGGCGCAAGCTCAAGGACGGCACCTCGCTCTGGTGGCATGTGCAGTCACGCAACAAGCGCTCGGTGACACTGGATCTCAAGGCCGCTGAAGGCCAGCAGATCGTCCGTCAGCTGGTGGCCGAGGCCGACATTCTGGTGGAGAACTTCCGCCCCGGCACGCTGGAGGAATGGGGCCTGGGCTGGGACGAGCTGTCGAAGCTGAACCCTCGGCTGATCATGCTGCGCATTTCCGGCTACGGCCAGACCGGCCCCTATCGCGACCTGCCGGGCTTCGGTGTGATCGGCGAAGCCATGGGCGGCCTGCGTCACCTCTCCGGTTATCCGGGCCAGCCGCCGGTACGGGTTGGCGTCAGCATCGGCGATTCGCTGTCCTCACTGTATGGCGTGATCGGCGTATTGCTCGCCCTGCAGGAGCGCAACCGTAGCGGCCAGGGCCAGGAGATCGACGTGGCGCTGTACGAGTCGGTGTTCGCGATGATGGAAAGCCTGGTGCCGGAATACGACGCCTTTGGCTACGTACGCGAGCCGGCTGGCAGCGCCCTGCCCGGCATCACCCCGTCCAATTCCTATTTGTGCAGCGACGGCGCCTACGTGCTGATCGCCGGCAATGGCGACAGCATCTACAAGCGCCTGATGACCCTGATGGGCCGCGAGGATCTCGCCGATGACCCGCGTTTCGCCCACAACGACGGCCGCGCCCAGCACGCCGAGCTGATCGATGCCGCCATCGGCGAATGGACCCTCCAGCACAGCCGCGACGGGGTGATCGAAGCGCTCAAGGGCGCCCGCGTGCCGGCCGGCTATCCCTACACCGCCGCCGATATCGTCAAGGACCCGCACTACCTGGCGCGGCAGATGATCGAGCAGGTGCAGACCTTTGCCGGTCCGCTCAAGGTGCCGGGCGTGCTGCCCAAGCTGTCGCGCACGCCGGGACGCATCGGCGAAGGTGGCCCGCAGCTGGGCGAACACACCGACGATGTGCTGGCCGGCCTCGGACTCACCGACGAACAACGCCAGGGCCTGCGCGAGCGCGGGATTATCTGA